The genome window GAGCGCCAGCAAGCGTTCAAGATCGCTGCCAGTGGCGTATTCAATCTCAATTTTCCCGCTGTCGCCTTTTTGGAATATCTTGGTTCTGGTGCCGAAATAGTCATTCAAGGTTTTGGTCAGGGTCAGGCAATAGCTCTCAGGTAATGCACCTTCCATTTTAGGCCCTTTTTCTTTGATTGGTGGAGGGTTTTTAATCCTTTTTGCCAGGGCCTCGGTTTCCCGCACAGAGAGCGTTTGGGTGATGATCGTGTCGTGGAGGTTCATAACCTCTGCATCACTGTTCAATGTGAGTAAGACTCGGGCGTGTCCTGAAGATATACGATTGCTCGCGACACTTTCCTTCACAAAATCAGGTAATTGGAGAATTCGAAGACTGTTTGCCACAGTAGAACGGTTTTTGCCAACGCGTTTTGATACTGTGTCTTGGGTGAGGCCAAACTCCTCCATCAGTTGGGCATAGGCCTCAGCCTCCTCTATCGGGTTGAGGTTTTCTCGTTGGATGTTCTCGATCAGGGCGAGTTCCAGGCGGTCTGAAATGGCTATATCCTTGATCAGTACCGGCACCTTTTCATGTTCAGCCATCTGCGCCGCACGTAATCGTCGCTCACCAGCGATCAGTTCGTATTGGTTGGCACTTATTTTTCTCACCACCAAGGGCTGGAGAATACCTTTTTCTTTAATTGATGCGGATAAACTCTCCAACTCTTCCGGGTTGAATGATTTCCGTGGTTGGTAGGGGTTTGCTTGAATAAAGGCGATGGGGCAGAGAAAATAAGGTGATTCTTCGTTGGAAAATCCTCTCTCATCTCTTGATGAAAAAAGGTTGCCTTTTTCATCTTCCATCGGCAATAAGGCCATCAGACCCTTGCCTAAAGGGGATAGTGATTTGCTCATTATTGGTTCACCTCCTTTTGTTTGCTGATAAATTCTTTTCCTAAGTTTAAATAACTTAATGCCCCGACTGAACGACTGTCATATTGATGGATTGACTGACCATGGCTTGGGCACTCGCTCAACCGAACATTTCGAGGAATGACTACGTTATATACCTGTTTTTTGAAGTGTTGTTTTACCTCTTTAGCAACTTGATGAGTCAATCGATTTCTCCGGTCATACATTGTGAGCACAATACCTTCAATGGCCAATCGTTGGTTGTAGGAGTTTTTTACTAAACGGATAGTTCTCACCAACTGGCTTAACCCCTCTAGGGCAAAGTATTCACATTGCATCGGAATAATAACCGCATCAGAGGCGGTTAAGGCATTGATGGTGAGCAGACCAAGAGAGGGGGGGCAATCTATGAATATGTACTCGTACGACGTTAGTAGTGGTTCGAGTAATTCGGATAAAAATCTCTCTCGCTTGGCCGTCGAAATTAATTCTACTTCAACTCCGATGAGATCAATGTGGGTTGGCAGAATAAACAGGTTGCCAGTTTGGTCAGCTTGTCTGATGGCTTGAGTGACGTCTGCTTTATTGACATAGCAATGGTAGAGGTGGTGCTCCATCTTTGATGTGTTAATTCCCAAACCACTTGAGGCGTTACCTTGAGGGTCCGAATCGACTACCAATACTTTGTGGCCAAGTTGTGCCACCGCGGAGGCCAGATTGATAGTACTGGTGGTTTTGCCGACACCACCCTTTTGGTTAGCGAAACTGTATATTTTTGCTTTCTTGGACACTTCTTTTGGCATGGTGCTCCTCGTGTTGTTTTTTTGGCGAGCGGGTGTGTGTGGAGGTGTTTGGCTGTGAATTGTTGTTGGATGTTCCACGCTTTTTGTTCTTTGTGATGGACAACCGTTTTGTGGGATAACGATGTTCTGGGTTGTTGTGGTGTCGTTCTTGGGTAGAAGAGATTTTTCACCAAAACACACTGGCTTTTGGTTGTCAAGGGGGGGCTTGAGGGGTGTTGAATTGTTTCACGTGAAACAATTCAACACCAATTAGAAAGAAGGGGTCAAGAGGGCACAAAAAAAGGCCAACTTGAGAAAGTTGGCCTTGGTGATCATTGTTGGTGCCGGAGGTCGGAATCGAACCGACATGAGCTTGCGGCCC of Desulfobulbaceae bacterium contains these proteins:
- a CDS encoding ParB/RepB/Spo0J family partition protein, with product MSKSLSPLGKGLMALLPMEDEKGNLFSSRDERGFSNEESPYFLCPIAFIQANPYQPRKSFNPEELESLSASIKEKGILQPLVVRKISANQYELIAGERRLRAAQMAEHEKVPVLIKDIAISDRLELALIENIQRENLNPIEEAEAYAQLMEEFGLTQDTVSKRVGKNRSTVANSLRILQLPDFVKESVASNRISSGHARVLLTLNSDAEVMNLHDTIITQTLSVRETEALAKRIKNPPPIKEKGPKMEGALPESYCLTLTKTLNDYFGTRTKIFQKGDSGKIEIEYATGSDLERLLALILQEG
- a CDS encoding ParA family protein; this translates as MPKEVSKKAKIYSFANQKGGVGKTTSTINLASAVAQLGHKVLVVDSDPQGNASSGLGINTSKMEHHLYHCYVNKADVTQAIRQADQTGNLFILPTHIDLIGVEVELISTAKRERFLSELLEPLLTSYEYIFIDCPPSLGLLTINALTASDAVIIPMQCEYFALEGLSQLVRTIRLVKNSYNQRLAIEGIVLTMYDRRNRLTHQVAKEVKQHFKKQVYNVVIPRNVRLSECPSHGQSIHQYDSRSVGALSYLNLGKEFISKQKEVNQ